ATGCTGTCTAAAAACTGAAGTGCTTTTTCGCCATCTACAAGAACATATACATCTGCGGAATCAATATACTTACCGTAATTGTTTTCCTTTTGGGAAAAAACGGGTAAAAATTGAAGGAAGAGGAAAACACAAAACAGGAATTTCATCAAAAAAAATAAGAGATTTGAGTTAAAAAATTGAGTTTGTAATTATACACCTTTTAACTGTAAAGTACAATATTTAGGGTTGCGTAGTAGGTGCGTAGTTGAAATTTTATTGTTGAATTGTAAAAAAATTAAATTCGCTCTATAAATTTTAATTCCACAAAAAATGTTGAAAAACTTTACCTTCTTATTTTGCATCTTGAGCATCGGGTTTATGACGGCCCAAAACAAAGATTTTGAATATAGTCAAAATTACAAATCTAGTGTAAACGACCCCAGCGCAAATTTCTTTGAAATAGTAGCGCAGAAAAGAGCGGAAATAGCCACTTGGGATCTTCGCGTAAAAGCAAACCACAAAGCGATGAAACAATTTGAACGCTGGGTGTACATTTGGCAAGACAAAGTAAACGCAGATGGATCTTTTCCTACAATGGCCAATCGTCCGTTATCTGGCACTGCATATATAAATGCTTTAATGGCAGACCAAAACCAAAATCGTGGTCCTGGCGATACGTGGGAACAGATAGGGCCTGTGGACAAACCTTTAGAAAATGGATATGTAGGCTATCCTGGAAAGGGAAGAATAAACGTAATTGCTGAAGACCCAACAAATACAGACATAATGTATGCTGGATCTGCTGCCGGAGGTATTTGGAAAACAACTAATGGTGGTTTGTTATGGACGCCAAAATCTGATTTTCTTGCGGGATTGGGTGTTACAGATATACTTGTAGATCCAAACAATACCAATATAATTTATATGGCAACTGGCGATGAAGACGGACAGCATATTTCTTCAATAGGCGTGTTTAAATCTACAGATGCCGGTGAAACGTGGAACCCAACCGGTTTAACATTTAGCTTAGACGAAAATGAATTTATAAACGACTTGGCATTTGCTCCGGGCAGTAGTACCAAAATTTTTGCTTTAACAAATACTGAAATAAAAGTTACTACCAACAGCGGAACTACTTGGACAGATGTACCGGTAACTTATCCCTATGGAACTTTTACAGAAGGATTTCAAAATATAGTTTTTGATCCAAATGATGCTACCAAAGTGGTGGTTTCAGATAGATTTGATGCTATATATTTTTCTACGGACAGTGGTGCAAACTTTGCGATGCACGCTATTTTTGAAGGAGGAAATAGTCAGAAAAAATTAAAAATAACCAGTTCGCCAAATGATCCCGATTATTTTTACGGTGTAAGTGAAGAAGAAAGAAGCAGTGGGGTTATTACCAAACAAGCTGAATTTAGAAAATATAAATTTAATTTGGCAAACACAGCCGCAGATTTAGTATCATCAACAGACATGACCGGGTTTAATTCGCAAGGCGGTTACAATCAAAATATTGCGGTTTCTCCTGTAAATAAAAATCATATTATCGTTGCCGGTGTAAATGGATTTCGCTCTACCGACGGAGGAGCCACCTTTACTACCCTAATGAATGCTTATGACACACCTCCAGGAGTAGGTTTTTATGTACATGCAGATCATCATCACGTATCATTTGTAGGAAATACTGAAAATGTATTAAATGGGCATGACGGTGGCATTCACAAAGGACCATTTAATGCAACAACCGCTACGCCTTGGGAAGATATCTCTAACACATTAGTAATTACACAACCATATAATATTGCAGTTACACAAGAAGCCAGTGGCGATAACTTTATGATGGCCAATCAGGATAATGATGGTTTCTCGAAAATACTGCAAGGTGGAAGTAGAAATTGGCTTTCGGCAATTGCAGGTGATGGTACGGCAACAGCTATTGATATTTCAAATTCAGATATTAGATACTTGGGTGGAACAAACGGGCAATTATATCGCGCAGATGCTGGATATGCAGATGGGTACGACCAAGCTACCTATATTCTTGGAAACAATAATGATGCTGCATTTGTTTCACCAATGGCAGTACATCCTACCAATGCCAATATTATTTATGCATGTCACGGCGATATAAAAAAATCTGTAAATAAAGGAGGTACTGGAGACCCAAGCGACTGGACCGCATTAAGTACGGGATTAACCAGAACAAAATTTATTGATGTTACAGCTAATGGTGGATCAATACGAATTTATACCATTAGTGAAACTGGTGTTGCAAAAAGAAGCGATGATGATGGAGCAACCTGGACAACCGTAACCCCACCAGCAGGGCAGGTTTTTAATAGTTTTTCGGCAATACCAAATGCCACAATAGTTTATGCAACGGTAAATGGTTACAATGCAGGAAATAAAGTATATAAATCTACTGATAGTGGCGCTACTTGGACGAATATAAGCGCTGGTCTTCCAAATATAATTATGAAGAAGGTAGTTGCCAACAGAGCCTCCACAGACGAAACTCTTTATTTAGGCACTGAATTAGGCCCTTATTTTAGAAACAATACAGCAAACTGGCAAAAAATGGGTACAGGTTTGCCGAACGTTCGGGTAGAAGATTTAGAAATAAATTATACCGACAATATACTTTATATTGGAACATTCGGACGTGGTATGTGGAAAATGTCTACAATCCAAACAGACTCAACACCACCAGTCCCAGATGTACCCGTGTTACCAGATGTAATTTCGCAGTGCGCTATTAATAGTATCGCCGAATTAACGATTCCAACAGCTACCGATGCAGTGTCAGGAACAATAAACGGAACTACCACAGCAACATTCCCTATTACTGCAAACACGACCATTACTTGGACTTATACCGATACAGCTAATAATTCTTCAACACAAACGCAAGATATTATTATCAATGACACTACAGCACCTGTTCCTGATGTAGTAAATTTACCAGATGCTATTGAACAATGTAGTGTAACGAGCTTGCCAGTGCCAACCGCAACAGATAACTGTGTGGGAAGTGTTACAGGCACTACAACAACTACATTCCCTATTACTGCATCAACTACGGTAGTTTGGACGTATACGGATGGTGCTAACACAAGTACGCAGAACCAAACGGTAACTATTAACGATACCACGGCTCCTGTGCCAGATGTTACAACTTTACCGGACGTTGTAGAACAATGTAGCGTAACCAGTTTACCTGCACCAACAGCAACAGATGCTTGTGCGGGTAGCGTAACGGGTACTACAACAACTACTTTCCCTATTACTGCATCAACTACGGTAGTTTGGACGTATACGGATGGTGCAAACACAAGTACGCAGAACCAAACGGTAACTATTAACGATACCACGGCTCCCGTGCCAGATGTTACAACTTTACCGGACGTTGTTGAACAGTGTAGCGTAACCAGTTTACCTGCACCAACAGCAACAGATGCTTGTGCGGGTAGCGTAACAGGTACTACAACAACTACTTTCCCTATTACTGCTTCAACTACAGTAGTTTGGACGTATACGGATGGTGCAAACACAAGTACGCAGAACCAAACGGTAATTATTAACGATACCACGGCTCCCGTGCCAGATGTTACTACATTACCGGACGTTGTAGAACAGTGTAGCGTAACCAGTTTACCTGCGCCAACAGCAACAGATGCTTGTGCGGGTAGCGTAACAGGTACAACAACAACTACCTTCCCTATTACTGCATCAACTACAGTAGTTTGGAATTATACGGATGGTGCTAACACAAGTACGCAGAACCAAACGGTAACTATTAACGATACCACGGCTCCTGTTCCAGATGCTACTACATTGCCAGATGTTATTGAAGAATGTAGCGTAGCAAGTTTACCTGCACCAACCGCAACCGATAACTGCGTTGGCGGCGTAATAGGTACTACAACAACTACTTTCCCTATTACTGCATCAACTACGGTAGTTTGGACGTATACGGATGGTGCTAACACAAGTACGCAGAGCCAAACGGTAACTATTAACGACACCACGGCTCCCGTACCAAACATTCCTAATTTACCCACAATAACAGCTACTTGTAGTGTTGATAGTATCCCCGCGCCAATTGCGACAGATAATTGTATTGGAAGTGTAACTGCAACCACCACGGCAACTTTCCCGATTTTGGAAAGTACTGTAATAACATGGTCGTATACCGATGGAACGAATGTTTCCATTCAAAACCAGATAATTGTTATTGAGCCTATTGACAATTCGGTTACCCAAACCAGCAATACCTTAACTGCCAATGCATCCGGATATAACTATCAATGGGTTGATTGCGACAACGGTAACGCTCCAATTTCTGGCGAAACAAACCAGAGCTTTACCCCTACGGTATCTGGAAACTATGCTGTAGTTATTAGTAATGCGCTATGTACAGTAACCTCCAACTGTTATATGGTTACAGTTTTAGGCATACCAGAAACGAGTTTTGGTACAAACCTAAAAGTATATCCAAACCCTGTAAAAAGGAGTGTTACTGTAGAATTAGGATCCTTCCATAAAAATGTAAGTGTTAGTATTTACAATTTATTGGGACAAATAGTGGCGAAACAAGATTTCAATGACACCAATAAAATTGAAATGGAAATTGAAGCAGCTGCTGCTATATATTTTATGAACCTTACTTCTGAAACAGGGCAGACAGTAATGCTCAGACTTATTAAAGAATAGGCTCATAGCTTTAGATTAATTGTTATTCGAATAACTCCAAAGACTACCTTTGGAGTTATTTTTGAATAATAATTAAAATTCGCACAATAAATTAAGTTGCTTTACACATCGTTTTTGCAACCGATTTAACTACGTTAAAAAATCTTTCCTTTATTAATTTCTTTCAGAATTTTAAAGGAAATAATCTGAATGAAGAATTCAAAAAAAATGCATTATTTAAAAATCATTGCGCTGTCGCTCGTTACAGGTATAACAATAGGCTGTAACATTATACAAGTTTCAAATGTACATAGTCAAATACACAGACCCGGATTGCCATCAGGCTCACCAACAATTAATTATTCCTGGAAGCTCTCTGTAGAAAAACCTATTGAAATAAAATCTGTTTCATTATATAAAAAAAGTGAAGTAATTAAAATTCCCAACTATATTATTTACGATTTAAAAGACGGAAAAATAATTAATGGGGAAAAATTGCCTTCGGGAGACTATTTTATAAAATTTGAAATTTCAGGCAACCAACTCGATCCAAAAGAAGAGAATATAATTCAACTGGAATATATTAAAAATAGCACCAAAAATACCCTTCGTTTTAAAAGCACAAAAATTGCAGATTTACTTATGAAATAGTTATTTGAAATATTCTGACTTTCATTTTACCCTAAAATTTAAACCACATATATTGAATGAATTTTAAAGTTAAGAATAATAAAAAAACTCCCGAAACATAACATCTCGGAAGTTTCTTTCTCCCCACATTCATAAATTTTAAACTATTCCTTTACTATCTTTTTTGTTATTGTGCCATTTTCAGTTTCTAGTTGAAGTATGTAAGCACCTCTTACAAGATTTTCAATATTTACTTCTCCATTAGAAAAAATTGAACCGGTATCTCTGCCAAGCATATCAAAAAGCGTAACGTTTTTTAATGCCACTCCAGTTGGATTCTCAATGTATAGTTTGTTGGTAGCTGGATTTGGGTACACACTTACCAAAGCCAGATCGTTCTCGCTTACCCCAAGCGATTCACCATTAATCGCAAAAAGACTGTATTTTCTGGAACCTCCAAATCCAAGGGTTGTAAGAGCTCCATTAGAAAGATTAACCGTATAAAAAGTAGACCAAATAGCACCTTCTCTATTCTGCAAAACTGCATACATAACATTGGTGCCGGGGTCTATGGAAAACCCGCTTCGCACCGGGTACATTCCATTGGGAAGCATATTGCCAACTACGCTGCCAACACCCGTATTAATATCTACAGTATACAAATTTCCTGTGTTAGCATCGGCAACGTACACGTTTCCGTTGTTGTCTATTTCCATAGCAACGCCATTTAAAATACCTGTACCAGCACCTATTGGTGTTAGAACGCCGGTGGTAATATTAACCTCATAAAACTGTGTTCCGGAGTTATTGTTAGGGTCTGCACTCAATGCGTAAAAAGTATTATTTGTGGTGTTAAAAGATAACTGACTTAAAAATTGGCCACCTACATTGCCGGATACGGTAGCGGCATAGTTTACAGCTCCCGTACTTAAATCTACAATTCCCAGTACATAATCTGGGGCTTGATATACAAATGTATAAAGTTCGCCAGCATCGTTAAAATCACCTCCCAACATAGTAAAAGCATTACCCGTAATTACAGTACCCAATGGGTAATACGGCCCTGCAAGCGGAATAGTGCCAAACTGCCCCGGATTGGTAAAAGTTTCCATTACATAAACATCTGTTGCAGCTCCGAGCAAATTCTGCGCTTTGGTGTTAGCTGCAATAAGTGCGAACAAAAAAGTAAAAAGAAGTAAATTTTTCATGACTTATAATTTTAAGGATTATAACCATATATCGAAGATTGAGTAATTGGTCATCATTCTTTTGGGAAGAATTTTTGTAAATTTAAAACCCTTAAACACAAATTTTCAGTCTGAATATTTTCCGGGAGATCCTTTTACGGTTTTCACTTCCGAATATTCTGAAATAAGGAATGCATATTTTGCTGAAAGGTATGCTGTTTGGAAGAGGGGGGAATGGGAAGTAAAGCCTAAAATAAATTTATTTGTAGCTTTAAATTAGTTCCATCATTTCAATAAATATTCTTTTATGAAACTAGATCAAAGTAAAAACAGTGATTTTACATTCGAAATGACCTCAGAGAATGTCGAGAAAATAATCAAAAAAATTAAATCACATATTAACGATGATGATAATGGTTATTGCCGTGTAGGTTGGGCAATGGCAGAAATTTTAGGAACTGAACAAGTTTATAATGATAAAGAACAAGTTTTAAAAAAAGTCAGAATTACTTCTTTGATTACGCAATCTGGAAAATACAAAGCAGAGTCGTCCGTAAAAGATTATAGAGATTGGGATATTATGCTAAATAGTGACTATCAAAAATCCCAATTAGAGATAAAGCTAGCTAAATCAACTCTCAAAGCATATAAATTAAATAATAAAGCAACAATTATAAACGTTTCTTTTGGCTTAATAAATCTGATACTATTAGTGATTCAAATTTTGTTATTAATATAAAACAAACAGCTATCCCGCCAACGCCACCAATTTAGCAAGCGTACGATGGTTGCGCGTAGTAGCCGCAACCTTCAGCTTTTTCTCAAAGAAGTTGTTGTTCAATTTTGCATTGCCGTAACCATTGCCGAAGTAGATATAAACACATTCTGGGGTCAACACAAATTCTTCATTTGGGTAGCTAATTTCGCGCACTGCCTCCATTAATTTCGCTTTGGGTGGCGATGTAAGTAACATATAATAGGTTTCAGTTTTCTTTGTTTCGTCAAAAGGACAATCGGCTAAAATTTCGGCAATTGCCTCGCCTGTTTTTACTAATACGGGAACTTCCCAACCAAACTTATTCGTTATTTCATTTGAAATTTTTTCAGAAAGACTTCTTTCTCCCGCAGCAGAAAAAATCACGTTCCCGCTTTGTATATAAGTAACCACATTTTCAAAACCCAATCCTTCAAAAAGAAGTTTTAAATCTGCCATTTTCAGTTTTTTATGTCCGCCAACGTTAATACCGCGAAGGAGAGCAATGTGGGTTTTCATTTTAATAGTTTTGGCGCTGGTGAAGAACCTTAT
This region of Aequorivita marisscotiae genomic DNA includes:
- a CDS encoding T9SS type A sorting domain-containing protein; the protein is MKNLLLFTFLFALIAANTKAQNLLGAATDVYVMETFTNPGQFGTIPLAGPYYPLGTVITGNAFTMLGGDFNDAGELYTFVYQAPDYVLGIVDLSTGAVNYAATVSGNVGGQFLSQLSFNTTNNTFYALSADPNNNSGTQFYEVNITTGVLTPIGAGTGILNGVAMEIDNNGNVYVADANTGNLYTVDINTGVGSVVGNMLPNGMYPVRSGFSIDPGTNVMYAVLQNREGAIWSTFYTVNLSNGALTTLGFGGSRKYSLFAINGESLGVSENDLALVSVYPNPATNKLYIENPTGVALKNVTLFDMLGRDTGSIFSNGEVNIENLVRGAYILQLETENGTITKKIVKE
- a CDS encoding DUF1697 domain-containing protein, with protein sequence MKTHIALLRGINVGGHKKLKMADLKLLFEGLGFENVVTYIQSGNVIFSAAGERSLSEKISNEITNKFGWEVPVLVKTGEAIAEILADCPFDETKKTETYYMLLTSPPKAKLMEAVREISYPNEEFVLTPECVYIYFGNGYGNAKLNNNFFEKKLKVAATTRNHRTLAKLVALAG
- a CDS encoding T9SS type A sorting domain-containing protein, whose product is MLKNFTFLFCILSIGFMTAQNKDFEYSQNYKSSVNDPSANFFEIVAQKRAEIATWDLRVKANHKAMKQFERWVYIWQDKVNADGSFPTMANRPLSGTAYINALMADQNQNRGPGDTWEQIGPVDKPLENGYVGYPGKGRINVIAEDPTNTDIMYAGSAAGGIWKTTNGGLLWTPKSDFLAGLGVTDILVDPNNTNIIYMATGDEDGQHISSIGVFKSTDAGETWNPTGLTFSLDENEFINDLAFAPGSSTKIFALTNTEIKVTTNSGTTWTDVPVTYPYGTFTEGFQNIVFDPNDATKVVVSDRFDAIYFSTDSGANFAMHAIFEGGNSQKKLKITSSPNDPDYFYGVSEEERSSGVITKQAEFRKYKFNLANTAADLVSSTDMTGFNSQGGYNQNIAVSPVNKNHIIVAGVNGFRSTDGGATFTTLMNAYDTPPGVGFYVHADHHHVSFVGNTENVLNGHDGGIHKGPFNATTATPWEDISNTLVITQPYNIAVTQEASGDNFMMANQDNDGFSKILQGGSRNWLSAIAGDGTATAIDISNSDIRYLGGTNGQLYRADAGYADGYDQATYILGNNNDAAFVSPMAVHPTNANIIYACHGDIKKSVNKGGTGDPSDWTALSTGLTRTKFIDVTANGGSIRIYTISETGVAKRSDDDGATWTTVTPPAGQVFNSFSAIPNATIVYATVNGYNAGNKVYKSTDSGATWTNISAGLPNIIMKKVVANRASTDETLYLGTELGPYFRNNTANWQKMGTGLPNVRVEDLEINYTDNILYIGTFGRGMWKMSTIQTDSTPPVPDVPVLPDVISQCAINSIAELTIPTATDAVSGTINGTTTATFPITANTTITWTYTDTANNSSTQTQDIIINDTTAPVPDVVNLPDAIEQCSVTSLPVPTATDNCVGSVTGTTTTTFPITASTTVVWTYTDGANTSTQNQTVTINDTTAPVPDVTTLPDVVEQCSVTSLPAPTATDACAGSVTGTTTTTFPITASTTVVWTYTDGANTSTQNQTVTINDTTAPVPDVTTLPDVVEQCSVTSLPAPTATDACAGSVTGTTTTTFPITASTTVVWTYTDGANTSTQNQTVIINDTTAPVPDVTTLPDVVEQCSVTSLPAPTATDACAGSVTGTTTTTFPITASTTVVWNYTDGANTSTQNQTVTINDTTAPVPDATTLPDVIEECSVASLPAPTATDNCVGGVIGTTTTTFPITASTTVVWTYTDGANTSTQSQTVTINDTTAPVPNIPNLPTITATCSVDSIPAPIATDNCIGSVTATTTATFPILESTVITWSYTDGTNVSIQNQIIVIEPIDNSVTQTSNTLTANASGYNYQWVDCDNGNAPISGETNQSFTPTVSGNYAVVISNALCTVTSNCYMVTVLGIPETSFGTNLKVYPNPVKRSVTVELGSFHKNVSVSIYNLLGQIVAKQDFNDTNKIEMEIEAAAAIYFMNLTSETGQTVMLRLIKE